One segment of Corynebacterium caspium DSM 44850 DNA contains the following:
- a CDS encoding sugar porter family MFS transporter, whose protein sequence is MNSRRYVATVALVAAFGGLLFGYDTGVMSGALLYLSPEFGLTPAQEGWVTSTLLIGAAIGALSGARIADGIGRRMTLILGGLIFIGGSLWCAFAGGPAQLATARALLGVAVGAVSIVVPMYISEKVPPAVRGKLVSLNSLMIVIGQLVAYLVNSSLAHTGSWRAMLGLAAVPGVILTVGMLFLPDTPMWYARRGLMDKAREAAAKVGMTLEELGVGANSLNSNTNGDQAGVREQLRRLRSVPWVRSASITAIGVGITQQVTGVNAIVYFAPTLMHQVGIPTENAVHTAILIGAVSVVACYVGLRIVDRVGRRRLLLIGLVGNTCALVILAVAYSYAERSTAIAFLALGIMALFIAFQQAAVSLTTWLLISELIPSQVRGVGMGLAGLGLWGANWVVAQFFLPMVSWLSAPWTFIVFAGCGVIALIFVLRRVPETSGQTLDEVGEAFVIRYGK, encoded by the coding sequence ATGAACTCACGTCGATACGTGGCCACTGTAGCGCTGGTCGCTGCCTTTGGTGGCCTACTTTTTGGGTATGACACCGGAGTTATGTCCGGAGCCTTGCTGTACTTATCCCCCGAATTTGGACTAACCCCAGCTCAAGAGGGCTGGGTAACCTCAACTCTACTAATAGGTGCCGCCATTGGAGCACTCAGCGGTGCGCGCATTGCCGACGGTATTGGGCGCCGCATGACGCTGATTTTAGGCGGCCTGATATTTATCGGCGGTTCGCTCTGGTGCGCCTTTGCCGGCGGTCCTGCACAACTTGCCACAGCTCGGGCACTGTTGGGGGTGGCAGTAGGGGCAGTAAGCATTGTGGTGCCCATGTATATTTCCGAAAAAGTGCCCCCAGCAGTACGCGGAAAACTAGTGAGCCTCAACAGCCTCATGATCGTAATAGGACAACTAGTGGCCTATTTAGTCAACTCTTCGCTGGCACACACTGGCAGTTGGCGGGCCATGTTAGGGCTAGCAGCGGTACCCGGAGTAATCCTTACCGTAGGAATGCTATTTTTGCCCGATACCCCCATGTGGTACGCCCGTCGCGGCCTAATGGATAAAGCTCGTGAAGCCGCCGCAAAAGTGGGCATGACCCTAGAAGAATTAGGAGTAGGGGCAAATTCACTCAACAGCAATACCAATGGCGATCAAGCCGGAGTGCGCGAACAACTGCGCAGACTACGCTCTGTCCCGTGGGTGCGCAGCGCCAGCATCACCGCCATCGGAGTAGGGATAACCCAGCAGGTCACCGGGGTAAATGCCATTGTTTATTTCGCGCCAACCCTCATGCATCAAGTGGGCATTCCCACCGAAAATGCCGTCCATACCGCCATCCTCATTGGTGCAGTATCAGTAGTTGCCTGCTATGTGGGGCTGCGGATAGTGGATCGGGTAGGCAGACGCCGGCTATTGCTCATCGGATTGGTAGGAAATACCTGTGCCCTAGTTATCTTGGCAGTGGCCTATTCCTATGCAGAACGCTCCACCGCAATCGCCTTCTTAGCCTTAGGAATAATGGCGCTATTTATTGCCTTCCAGCAAGCCGCAGTATCCCTCACCACCTGGCTCTTGATATCTGAACTAATTCCAAGCCAAGTGCGCGGGGTTGGCATGGGGTTAGCTGGACTAGGGTTATGGGGTGCTAACTGGGTGGTCGCTCAATTCTTCCTCCCGATGGTCAGCTGGCTTTCTGCCCCGTGGACTTTTATAGTATTCGCAGGCTGTGGGGTAATTGCCCTGATTTTCGTGCTGCGCAGAGTGCCCGAAACCTCCGGACAAACTCTGGATGAAGTAGGAGAAGCCTTCGTTATTCGCTACGGTAAGTAG
- the ykgO gene encoding type B 50S ribosomal protein L36, with product MKVRKSLRSLKNKPGAQVVRRHGKVFVINKKEPRFKARQG from the coding sequence ATGAAGGTCCGCAAGTCACTTCGGTCGCTGAAAAACAAGCCGGGCGCCCAAGTTGTGCGTCGTCACGGCAAGGTGTTCGTAATCAATAAAAAGGAGCCACGCTTCAAGGCTCGTCAGGGCTAA
- the nrdH gene encoding glutaredoxin-like protein NrdH, with amino-acid sequence MSITVYTKPACVQCNATKKALDKAGLNYELVDISLDDEARDYVLALGYLQAPVVEFDGEHWSGFRPDRINSLAAKIAA; translated from the coding sequence ATGTCTATAACCGTCTATACCAAGCCTGCTTGTGTGCAGTGCAATGCCACCAAGAAGGCACTAGATAAAGCTGGCCTCAACTATGAGCTAGTGGATATCTCCCTCGATGATGAAGCCCGTGATTACGTACTGGCCCTGGGATACCTCCAAGCCCCAGTAGTGGAATTCGATGGGGAACACTGGTCCGGATTCCGTCCAGACCGCATCAACTCCCTAGCAGCCAAAATTGCTGCTTAG
- the nrdI gene encoding class Ib ribonucleoside-diphosphate reductase assembly flavoprotein NrdI has translation MLIVYFSSATENTHRFVQKLGFLSARIPIRKTAPPLIVEEPYCLIVPTYGGGASISHENVRPVPAPVIRFLNNEHNRSLLRCVVAGGNTNFGSDFGKAGAEIAAKCKVPYVYRFELLGTDEDVETLRAGLLENAADLGFASI, from the coding sequence GTGCTCATTGTGTACTTCTCTTCAGCCACTGAGAATACTCACCGCTTTGTGCAGAAACTAGGTTTTCTCAGTGCGCGTATTCCAATCCGTAAAACTGCTCCACCGCTGATAGTAGAAGAACCCTACTGTTTGATAGTTCCCACTTACGGTGGAGGAGCCTCAATCTCACACGAAAATGTGCGCCCGGTACCCGCACCGGTAATTCGTTTTCTAAATAATGAACATAATCGCTCCTTGTTGCGATGCGTCGTCGCTGGTGGGAACACCAATTTCGGCTCAGATTTCGGCAAAGCCGGAGCTGAGATCGCCGCAAAATGTAAAGTTCCCTATGTGTATCGCTTCGAGCTGCTCGGAACCGATGAGGATGTAGAAACACTGCGCGCCGGCTTGCTAGAAAATGCCGCCGACCTAGGTTTCGCATCCATATAA
- the nrdE gene encoding class 1b ribonucleoside-diphosphate reductase subunit alpha: MAPHGRSVAEPVKKEEQLDYHALNAMLNLYDENGEIQFAKDREAANQYFLQHVNQNTVFFHDLREKLDYLVTNKYYEPEVLEKYDFEFIKELFQRAYSYKFRFRSFLGAYKYYTSYTLKTFDGRRYLERFEDRVCMVALSLADGDRKLAPRIVDEVMTGRFQPATPTFLNAGKAQRGEPVSCFLLRLEDNMESIGRSINSALQLSKRGGGVALLLSNLREAGAPIKHIQNQSSGVIPVMKLLEDSFSYANQLGARQGAGAVYLHAHHPDIMNFLDTKRENADEKIRIKTLSLGVVVPDITFELARNKEPMYLFSPYDVERVYGKPFSDISISEHYRDMVEDPRIGKKKIDPRVFFQTLAEIQFESGYPYIVYEDTVNAANPIAGRINMSNLCSEILQVNSPSEYNADLSYKHIGEDISCNLGSLNIALTMDSPDFTGTVETAIRGLTAVSEQTSIDSVPSIREGNDGSHAIGLGQMNLHGYLGREHIKYGSEEGLDFTNAYFAAILYAVLQASNKLAKERGQKFRGFEDSEYADGSYFDRFDPAEFLPRTEKVKEIFANSTVVIPTAEQWAKLRQDVIEHGLFNRNLQAVPPTGSISYINNSTSSIHPIASKVEIRKEGKIGRVYYPAPHMTNENLEYFEDAYEIGYEKIIDTYAVATKYVDQGLSLTLFFKDTATTRDINRAQIYAWRKKIKTLYYIRLRQVALEGTEVEGCVSCML, from the coding sequence ATGGCTCCACACGGCCGCTCAGTAGCAGAACCAGTGAAAAAAGAAGAACAACTGGATTACCACGCTCTAAATGCCATGTTGAATCTTTATGATGAAAATGGCGAAATCCAGTTCGCGAAAGATCGTGAAGCTGCTAACCAATACTTCTTGCAGCACGTCAACCAAAATACGGTCTTCTTCCACGACCTGCGCGAAAAACTAGATTATTTGGTAACCAATAAGTACTACGAACCAGAAGTTCTAGAAAAATACGATTTCGAATTCATCAAAGAGCTATTCCAACGCGCATATAGCTATAAATTCCGCTTCCGTTCCTTCTTAGGCGCATATAAGTACTACACCTCCTACACCCTAAAAACCTTCGACGGACGCCGCTACCTCGAACGCTTCGAAGATCGCGTATGCATGGTGGCGCTCTCGCTAGCCGATGGTGACCGGAAACTAGCTCCGCGCATCGTCGATGAAGTAATGACCGGCCGTTTCCAGCCAGCCACCCCGACCTTCCTAAATGCTGGTAAAGCCCAACGCGGCGAGCCCGTTTCCTGTTTCTTGCTGCGCCTAGAAGACAATATGGAATCCATCGGACGCTCCATAAATTCCGCTCTACAACTATCCAAGCGCGGCGGGGGAGTAGCGCTACTGCTAAGTAATCTGCGCGAAGCTGGGGCGCCGATTAAACACATCCAGAATCAATCTTCCGGGGTAATCCCCGTCATGAAATTGCTAGAAGATTCCTTCTCCTATGCCAACCAGCTCGGGGCACGACAAGGTGCCGGCGCAGTATATCTGCACGCCCACCACCCCGATATCATGAATTTCCTGGATACCAAACGCGAAAACGCGGATGAAAAAATCCGCATCAAAACCCTTTCGCTTGGGGTAGTAGTTCCCGATATCACCTTCGAACTTGCCCGCAATAAAGAACCCATGTACCTATTCTCGCCCTATGATGTCGAGCGAGTTTATGGCAAGCCCTTCTCCGATATCTCCATTAGCGAGCACTACCGCGATATGGTCGAAGATCCCCGCATCGGCAAGAAAAAGATCGACCCCCGGGTATTCTTCCAAACCCTGGCAGAAATCCAATTTGAATCCGGCTACCCATATATCGTTTATGAAGACACCGTAAATGCGGCAAACCCCATTGCCGGGCGCATCAATATGTCGAATCTATGCTCCGAAATTCTGCAGGTAAATTCGCCTTCAGAATATAATGCGGACCTATCATATAAACATATTGGGGAAGATATTTCCTGTAACCTAGGTTCCCTAAATATTGCCCTGACCATGGATTCCCCAGATTTCACTGGCACCGTGGAAACCGCCATCCGCGGACTTACCGCAGTATCTGAGCAAACCTCAATAGACTCAGTGCCCTCCATCCGCGAAGGTAACGACGGCTCCCACGCCATCGGGCTAGGCCAAATGAACCTCCACGGATACCTCGGCCGCGAACACATCAAATACGGTTCCGAAGAAGGCCTAGACTTCACCAACGCCTACTTTGCCGCAATACTTTATGCCGTCCTCCAAGCCTCCAATAAGTTGGCCAAAGAACGCGGCCAAAAATTCCGTGGTTTCGAAGACTCCGAATATGCCGACGGCAGCTATTTTGATCGCTTTGACCCCGCAGAATTCCTTCCCCGCACCGAGAAGGTAAAAGAGATTTTTGCCAACTCCACCGTAGTAATTCCTACCGCAGAACAATGGGCCAAATTACGCCAAGACGTCATCGAACACGGCCTATTTAACCGCAACCTCCAGGCAGTGCCACCTACGGGCTCAATTTCTTATATCAATAACTCCACCTCTTCGATTCACCCCATTGCCTCCAAAGTGGAAATCCGCAAAGAAGGCAAAATTGGTCGCGTTTACTACCCAGCCCCACATATGACCAATGAAAATTTGGAATACTTCGAAGACGCCTATGAAATTGGCTATGAGAAGATCATCGACACCTATGCCGTCGCCACAAAGTACGTGGACCAGGGATTATCTCTAACCCTTTTCTTCAAAGACACCGCCACCACTCGCGATATCAACCGCGCACAAATCTACGCCTGGCGTAAAAAGATCAAGACGCTCTACTACATTCGCTTGCGCCAAGTAGCCCTAGAAGGCACCGAAGTTGAAGGCTGCGTTAGCTGCATGCTCTAA
- the nrdF gene encoding class 1b ribonucleoside-diphosphate reductase subunit beta gives MGNLSGEELRDKYLHDPNPIKAINWNEIPDDKDLEVWDRLTGNFWLPEKIPVSNDIQSWATLTAQEKTTTMRVFTGLTLLDTIQGTVGAVSLLPDATTLHEEAVYTNIAFMESVHAKSYSNIFMTLASTPEINDAFRWSEENPNLQRKAKIILSYYDGNDPLKRKVASTLLESFLFYSGFYLPMYWSAHAKLTNTADVIRLIIRDEAVHGYYIGYKYQQAVKQESPERQEELKEWTYDLLLELYDNETKYTEDLYDPVGWTEDVKRFLRYNANKALNNLGYEALFPTDETRVSPAILSALSPNADENHDFFSGSGSSYVIGKAEETTDDDWDF, from the coding sequence ATGGGCAATCTAAGTGGCGAAGAGCTACGAGATAAGTATTTGCATGACCCAAACCCCATCAAGGCCATCAACTGGAATGAAATCCCAGATGATAAAGATCTCGAAGTATGGGATCGCCTAACTGGTAATTTCTGGCTCCCAGAAAAAATTCCAGTATCAAATGATATCCAAAGTTGGGCCACCCTCACCGCGCAAGAAAAAACCACCACCATGCGCGTATTTACCGGCCTGACCTTGCTAGATACCATTCAAGGCACCGTTGGCGCAGTATCCTTACTACCCGATGCCACCACCCTGCATGAAGAGGCGGTATATACCAATATTGCCTTTATGGAATCAGTGCACGCCAAAAGCTATTCCAATATCTTCATGACGCTGGCCTCCACCCCAGAAATCAACGATGCCTTCAGGTGGTCAGAAGAAAACCCGAATTTACAGCGCAAAGCCAAGATCATTTTGTCCTACTACGACGGCAATGATCCCCTAAAACGCAAGGTAGCCTCCACTTTATTGGAGTCCTTCCTCTTCTATTCCGGCTTCTATCTACCCATGTATTGGTCCGCCCACGCCAAACTCACCAATACCGCCGACGTCATTCGCTTGATTATCCGCGATGAAGCAGTGCACGGCTACTATATTGGCTATAAATACCAGCAAGCCGTGAAACAAGAGAGCCCAGAGCGCCAAGAAGAGCTCAAAGAGTGGACTTATGATCTACTACTCGAACTCTATGATAATGAAACTAAGTACACTGAAGATCTTTATGATCCCGTAGGTTGGACTGAAGACGTAAAGCGTTTCTTGCGCTATAACGCCAATAAGGCCCTAAATAACTTGGGCTATGAAGCGCTTTTCCCAACCGATGAAACCCGGGTTTCCCCAGCTATTCTTTCTGCACTTTCTCCAAATGCCGATGAAAACCACGACTTCTTCTCTGGTTCTGGTTCCTCTTATGTAATTGGTAAAGCAGAGGAAACCACCGATGATGACTGGGACTTCTAA
- the ctaD gene encoding aa3-type cytochrome oxidase subunit I: MTAVAPRLANYQGPKRPQPLGNGRKGSLLWQMLTTTDHKLLGIMYIVMSMIYFFLGGLMALLLRAELFSPGLMFFSNEQFNQLFTMHGTVMLLLFGTPIVWGFGNYILPLQIGAPDVAFPRLNAFGFWITQIGGVAMLAGFLTPGGAADFGWTMYSPLSDAIHTPGLGADFWIVGVGATGVGTVASAINMIATIICLRAPGMTMFRMPIFTWNIFVASVIVLMIFPLLLAAALGILYDRKLGGHIYDPGNGGIILWQHLFWFFGHPEVYVLALPFFGIVSEVIPVFSRKPMFGYIGLVFATLSIGALSMAVWAHHLYVTGAILLPFFSFMTFLISVPTGVKFFNWVGTMWKGHITWETPMIFAVGFMATFLFGGLTGIMLASPPLDFHLADSYFLVAHFHYTLFGTLVFASFAGIYFWFPKMTGRMLDERLGKIHFWLTFVGFQGTFLVQHWLGNMGMPRRFADYLDSDGFTTLNQVSTVFSFLLGFSVIPFIWNVFKSWRYGEIVTVDDPWGYGNSLEWATSCPPPRHNFTSMPRIRSERPAFELHYPHMVERMRREAHVGNHAAPENDLN; encoded by the coding sequence ATGACTGCTGTGGCGCCACGCCTAGCCAATTATCAAGGCCCTAAGCGTCCCCAGCCTCTGGGGAATGGGCGTAAAGGTTCTTTACTTTGGCAAATGCTCACCACCACCGACCATAAGTTGCTCGGCATCATGTACATCGTGATGTCCATGATCTACTTCTTCCTCGGTGGTCTAATGGCACTCTTGCTGCGTGCGGAGCTTTTCTCCCCCGGCTTGATGTTCTTCTCAAATGAGCAATTCAACCAGCTCTTTACCATGCACGGCACCGTAATGCTGCTGCTCTTTGGTACCCCTATTGTGTGGGGTTTTGGTAACTATATTTTGCCGCTCCAAATTGGGGCGCCCGATGTAGCCTTCCCGCGCCTAAACGCCTTTGGTTTCTGGATCACCCAGATTGGCGGCGTAGCCATGCTAGCTGGCTTCCTCACCCCAGGAGGGGCCGCGGACTTCGGCTGGACCATGTACTCACCGCTTTCCGATGCCATCCACACCCCAGGGCTAGGCGCTGATTTCTGGATCGTAGGCGTTGGTGCCACCGGTGTAGGTACCGTGGCCTCGGCAATTAACATGATTGCCACCATTATCTGCCTGCGTGCCCCCGGTATGACGATGTTCCGCATGCCGATCTTCACCTGGAATATTTTCGTGGCTTCGGTAATCGTATTGATGATCTTCCCACTGCTGCTCGCAGCCGCTTTGGGTATTCTCTATGACCGCAAACTAGGCGGCCACATCTATGATCCCGGCAATGGCGGCATCATCTTGTGGCAGCACCTCTTCTGGTTCTTCGGCCACCCAGAGGTATACGTCCTAGCACTGCCATTCTTTGGCATTGTTTCCGAAGTAATCCCAGTATTCTCCCGCAAGCCCATGTTCGGCTATATCGGCCTGGTCTTTGCCACCTTGTCCATCGGGGCTCTATCGATGGCTGTATGGGCACACCACCTCTATGTAACCGGCGCCATCCTTTTGCCCTTCTTCTCCTTCATGACCTTCTTGATCTCCGTACCTACCGGCGTGAAATTCTTCAACTGGGTAGGAACCATGTGGAAGGGTCATATCACCTGGGAAACCCCGATGATCTTCGCCGTGGGATTCATGGCAACCTTCCTCTTCGGTGGTCTAACCGGCATCATGTTGGCCTCCCCGCCGCTAGATTTCCACTTGGCTGACTCCTACTTCCTAGTAGCGCACTTCCACTACACCCTCTTTGGCACGCTAGTATTTGCCTCCTTTGCAGGTATTTACTTCTGGTTCCCCAAGATGACTGGACGCATGCTGGATGAACGCCTTGGCAAAATCCACTTCTGGCTCACCTTCGTAGGCTTCCAAGGAACCTTCCTAGTGCAGCACTGGCTAGGCAATATGGGTATGCCCCGTCGCTTCGCTGACTACCTAGATAGCGATGGTTTCACCACCCTTAACCAGGTATCCACCGTTTTCTCCTTCCTGCTTGGATTCTCGGTAATTCCTTTCATCTGGAATGTCTTCAAATCCTGGCGCTACGGCGAAATCGTTACCGTGGATGACCCTTGGGGTTATGGCAACTCCCTGGAATGGGCCACCTCTTGCCCACCACCACGCCACAACTTCACCTCCATGCCACGTATTCGCTCCGAACGTCCCGCCTTCGAACTGCACTACCCGCACATGGTGGAACGGATGCGTCGCGAAGCCCACGTAGGCAACCACGCAGCACCCGAAAATGACCTCAACTAA
- the serB gene encoding phosphoserine phosphatase SerB, with protein sequence MPQAHTPKPAPTHTPHVPLAAGLHPAVITVTGLNRPGVSAAFFAELARHGIQLLDVEQSDFRGRLSLAAYVGLAPKKLPQISAGLNTVLAPLEQTMTLELQELAVESRPRSTHVVVLLGQAINAMDLSEVAKILAKYDANIDRIRGISDYPVTGLELSVTVTDPSPGGARQIREALAARTMELDVDIAMERAGLLRRSKRLVCFDCDSTLITGEVIEMLAAYAGREAEVAAITERAMRGELDFEESLRERVAALAGLDAAVISKVAGAIELSPGARTTVRTLKRMGYTVAVVSGGFNQVLTGLAQELDLDYVRANELEIIDGKLTGKVLGKVVDRAAKAEFLAEFAAKEGLKMHQTVAVGDGANDIDMISAAGLGIAFNAKPALQKVADTAVNSPFLDEVLYMLGIPRDEIEEADLAAGTYRRVALES encoded by the coding sequence ATGCCGCAAGCCCATACCCCAAAACCTGCGCCCACCCACACCCCACATGTGCCCCTAGCTGCTGGCCTACATCCCGCAGTAATTACGGTGACCGGCCTAAACCGGCCCGGAGTATCCGCAGCCTTTTTCGCCGAACTTGCCCGCCACGGCATTCAACTCCTTGACGTAGAACAATCAGATTTTCGCGGCCGCCTATCTTTAGCCGCATATGTGGGCCTAGCCCCCAAAAAACTACCCCAAATAAGTGCCGGCCTAAACACCGTACTAGCCCCCTTGGAACAAACCATGACCCTGGAACTCCAAGAATTAGCCGTAGAATCCCGACCCCGTTCCACCCATGTCGTAGTTTTATTAGGCCAAGCTATAAACGCCATGGATTTATCCGAAGTAGCCAAAATTTTGGCCAAATACGATGCCAATATTGATCGCATCCGCGGAATCAGCGATTATCCCGTAACCGGGCTCGAACTCTCCGTAACTGTCACCGACCCCTCTCCCGGAGGTGCCCGTCAAATCCGCGAAGCCTTGGCAGCGCGCACTATGGAACTAGATGTAGATATCGCCATGGAAAGAGCCGGGCTTTTGCGTCGTTCCAAGCGCCTGGTGTGCTTCGACTGCGATTCCACCCTCATTACCGGCGAAGTAATAGAAATGCTCGCCGCCTATGCCGGCAGAGAAGCCGAAGTAGCCGCAATAACCGAAAGAGCCATGCGCGGAGAATTAGACTTCGAAGAATCCTTACGCGAACGCGTCGCCGCCCTAGCCGGACTAGATGCTGCGGTAATCTCCAAAGTAGCTGGCGCCATCGAACTAAGCCCCGGCGCACGAACCACAGTGCGCACCCTCAAACGCATGGGATACACCGTGGCAGTAGTTTCTGGCGGATTTAACCAGGTACTCACCGGCCTAGCCCAAGAATTAGATTTAGACTATGTGCGCGCCAACGAACTAGAAATTATCGACGGAAAACTCACCGGAAAAGTACTAGGCAAAGTAGTAGACCGCGCCGCTAAGGCGGAATTCCTCGCAGAATTCGCGGCAAAAGAAGGCCTAAAAATGCACCAAACCGTGGCCGTGGGCGACGGAGCCAACGATATTGACATGATCTCCGCCGCAGGTTTAGGAATTGCCTTTAATGCCAAGCCTGCCCTGCAAAAAGTTGCCGATACCGCAGTGAATTCGCCATTCCTAGATGAAGTGCTCTACATGCTGGGGATTCCGCGCGATGAAATTGAAGAAGCTGACCTGGCTGCAGGAACTTATCGACGAGTAGCGCTCGAAAGCTAG
- a CDS encoding ATP-dependent DNA helicase has product MNAAAPKLKVAELLATAVSDLGGSRRAGQVEMAEAVAKAIKDEKHLAVQAGTGTGKSLAYLIPAIMHAQETGTTVIISTATIALQNQLVQRDLPRLAKALENSLAYRPTFAIQKGRANYLCLHKVADSDLLEPENLFNAEASSRLEKEVQRVQSWAQQTETGDRDDLSPGVPDKLWQQLSVRASECLGATRCPQGEDCFAERAREATRNVDIVVTNHALLAIDALSDSTVLPEHDVIIVDEAHELDARITSVSSAQITATGIKMAAKRAGKLSGDGSETKLIDIAENWDTYSDTLAAGRWTQVAEHTRTLLVGLRDEIWTLRSLISKPADGEAANDPDTYAERQSLVTHLLEMHDALVRILAVFQESDPTKQADVVWLNTDDNRANTLNVAPLSVAGLLNTHLFARNTVILTSATLAVGGNFEIMAATWGLSRGTWRGLDVGTPFDPAKAAILYIATALPDPGRDGLSPEALEEIYELIMAAGGRTLGLFSSRKAAQQAAEELRPRLPMKILLQGEDSLAALVSTFGKEENTCLFGTLSLWQGVDVPGRTLSQVIIDRIPFPRPDDPLLQARKDAADAAGRSGFMEVAAAHAALLMAQGTGRLLRSVEDRGVISVLDRRLSTKRYGSYIRSSMPAYWPTTDGTVARAALKRLVGG; this is encoded by the coding sequence ATGAATGCTGCTGCCCCGAAACTTAAGGTGGCAGAGCTTTTAGCTACTGCCGTATCAGATCTTGGTGGTTCCAGGCGTGCTGGCCAGGTGGAAATGGCAGAGGCTGTAGCTAAAGCTATTAAGGATGAAAAACATTTAGCTGTCCAGGCCGGTACAGGTACGGGTAAGTCTTTGGCTTATTTAATTCCTGCAATTATGCACGCCCAAGAAACTGGCACTACGGTAATTATTTCTACCGCTACAATTGCTTTACAAAATCAGTTAGTGCAGCGGGATTTACCACGCCTGGCTAAAGCTTTGGAAAATAGCTTAGCGTATCGACCTACTTTTGCTATCCAAAAGGGTCGGGCTAATTATTTATGCTTACATAAGGTCGCTGATTCAGATTTATTAGAGCCAGAAAATCTTTTTAATGCTGAGGCTAGTAGTCGGCTGGAAAAAGAGGTGCAAAGAGTTCAATCTTGGGCGCAGCAAACCGAAACTGGGGATCGCGATGATTTAAGCCCTGGGGTGCCAGATAAGCTTTGGCAACAATTATCGGTGCGCGCTAGCGAATGTTTGGGGGCTACCCGTTGCCCGCAGGGTGAGGATTGTTTTGCAGAAAGAGCCAGGGAAGCTACTCGCAATGTAGATATTGTGGTCACCAACCACGCTCTTTTAGCTATTGATGCGCTTTCTGATTCCACGGTATTGCCCGAACATGATGTCATAATTGTTGACGAAGCCCACGAACTAGATGCGCGCATCACTTCGGTATCTAGTGCCCAAATTACGGCCACTGGTATCAAAATGGCTGCTAAAAGAGCCGGCAAGCTTAGCGGTGATGGCAGTGAAACTAAGCTAATTGATATTGCCGAAAATTGGGATACTTATTCCGATACTTTGGCTGCTGGGCGGTGGACGCAGGTGGCGGAGCACACGCGCACTTTATTAGTTGGCTTGCGCGATGAAATCTGGACTTTGCGCAGTCTAATTTCTAAACCTGCTGATGGAGAAGCCGCCAATGATCCAGATACTTATGCAGAACGTCAAAGCCTGGTGACTCACCTACTTGAGATGCACGATGCTTTAGTGAGGATTTTGGCAGTTTTTCAGGAGAGCGATCCTACGAAACAGGCCGATGTAGTGTGGCTAAATACTGATGATAATCGGGCCAATACCCTAAATGTGGCCCCCCTTTCTGTGGCGGGGCTTCTAAATACTCACCTTTTTGCCCGTAATACGGTGATCCTTACTTCAGCTACCCTAGCGGTGGGCGGAAATTTTGAAATCATGGCCGCTACCTGGGGTTTAAGCCGAGGTACCTGGAGAGGCTTAGATGTGGGAACTCCTTTTGATCCGGCTAAAGCTGCAATTCTTTATATTGCTACCGCATTGCCAGATCCGGGTAGAGATGGTTTAAGCCCCGAGGCTCTAGAAGAAATCTATGAGCTAATTATGGCTGCCGGCGGGCGTACTTTGGGCTTATTTTCTTCCCGGAAAGCTGCCCAACAAGCTGCGGAAGAATTGCGCCCACGCCTGCCAATGAAAATTTTGCTCCAAGGCGAAGATTCTTTGGCCGCCTTAGTTTCCACCTTTGGCAAGGAGGAAAATACTTGCCTTTTTGGTACTTTGAGCCTGTGGCAGGGCGTAGATGTTCCAGGGCGCACGCTCTCCCAGGTGATTATTGATCGCATCCCCTTCCCGCGCCCAGATGATCCACTGTTACAAGCCCGCAAAGACGCTGCCGATGCCGCCGGACGCTCCGGTTTTATGGAAGTAGCTGCCGCCCACGCCGCCTTATTAATGGCCCAAGGTACCGGCCGCTTATTACGCAGCGTAGAAGATCGCGGCGTAATCAGCGTGCTCGACAGGCGTTTATCCACCAAACGATATGGCAGTTATATTCGTAGTTCTATGCCTGCCTACTGGCCCACCACTGATGGTACCGTAGCCCGAGCCGCCCTAAAACGCCTGGTAGGAGGCTAG